The Phyllopteryx taeniolatus isolate TA_2022b chromosome 14, UOR_Ptae_1.2, whole genome shotgun sequence genome has a window encoding:
- the LOC133489213 gene encoding dynein axonemal heavy chain 17-like has translation MEASDKRVETLRPLLMQTLRLDDERWREFVSVKKHLVYFNSFFNTKDALNLFVWLKADGGGGAGLDFPSAGHKVVCLAKTHRDVMRAENMAAALLMEEVHADDVLTFISALTQEVICPLLSNPANEAGWAPGAAEETLDLMERLKNRALVVKAQKEGWTFLPLPKRLHDDQERTPCDVKLLHACEGLIIEWAGLVSDFLRQNPARPLPEGLEPRPSEEFDFWSNRLRNLELILQQMTSAGAQRVASLLGSAEGAYRSALKDMHADAQKGLAEARDADDNLRPLRCEVERLELLEYPQLRDNTAAVMQTVHGLWIGSRFHCKPCWIVVLLQEICNLFIHRSREFLNGQEVMRGLVSDPAQVLDDVRVVTLTLQTLKDKYIHHRTLLEQQDGGLHRWEFPSHLVFSRLDDFLIRLQSIQEVYRVRLQFQLEQVVVAGGRGRMWTAVVEGVCRDFLRELQFLSDCEYDASEPADQSFPEQASSFQEHVSHLEARLVSILRGTLDECYLPSAAVKVVNVFGPLLQRPAIRDRLRSQLSRLVELVLKELDQVRALVKSKSKKDVSSKFRSSPAVTLRWAQQLMLRAHNVLHNFQTVQHLCAESCETVRQKFQTIADLLLDIRSSVRQEWSRRLDRDAAAALQLPLVQEQQSVLGIPCGQKLEALLSDLKQASWEKDLELRPQVADILQRRRDIGKSYLSLTDIVASYNQVVGGALPVELPLIQDGLEEQRRSLLELRNSTWTSKGVHELIEKKRRSLDVFFSSVNEARANMAAMRDITQGWAGLPLLHRSGHFLERGGATEESYTRVREDGDRVIRLTAENSVLYGVQDQTSPVWLVYLDHVDQMVQDGVLQMLLHSLNFLSQNMTPTSFGGALLQVLLQLQLTGSVFDPSLTSDLTEVLKSFIADIHAAAALPPRVSAARPGNYQEALRDDAELAALEKEVMLRLQEANEEAERLRADLDRFSPLWQSHKRTVMDDFLKYGRQLEEGEEDVDEAPPTLADFQREIHALQKQLREVNELEDYDLVHGWLQVDLQPFKDALRLFINNWISLYTQHLLKLVRQSMSRRSVDDEDEEAEKSSARHFPLTETIMLLETVNVEVPELTTLLQS, from the exons ATGGAAGCGAGCGACAAGCGCGTGGAGACCTTGCGGCCGCTGCTGATGCAAACGTTGCGTCTGGACGACGAGCGATGGCGAGAGTTTGTGAGCGTCAAGAAGCACCTGGTCTACTTCAACAGCTTCTTCAACACCAAGGATGCGCTCAACCTCTTCGTGTGGCTCAAGgcggacggcggcggcggcgccggcCTGGACTTCCCGTCGGCGGGTCACAAGGTCGTCTGTTTGGCCAAAACGCACAGAGACGTGATGAGGGCCGAAAACATGGCCGCCGCGCTGCTGATGGAGGAGGTCCACGCGGACGACGTGCTCACTTTCATCTCCGCTCTCACGCAGGAG GTGATCTGCCCGTTGCTTAGCAACCCCGCCAACGAGGCCGGCTGGGCTCCGGGCGCGGCCGAGGAGACGCTGGACTTGATGGAGAGGCTCAAGAACCGAGCGCTCGTCGTCAAGGCTCAGAAGGAAGGATGGACTTTCCTGCCGCTTCCCAAACGTCTCCATGACGACCAGGAGAG GACGCCTTGCGACGTGAAGCTCCTCCACGCCTGCGAGGGGCTCATCATCGAGTGGGCGGGGCTGGTGTCGGACTTCCTGCGGCAGAACCCGGCCCGGCCGCTCCCGGAAGGACTCGAACCGCGACCTTCCGAGGAGTTCGACTTCTGGAGCAACAGACTGCGGAACCTGGAGCTCATCCTGCAGCag ATGACGAGCGCCGGCGCCCAGCGGGTGGCGTCCTTGCTCGGGTCCGCCGAGGGGGCGTACCGCTCCGCCTTAAAAGACATGCACGCAGACGCGCAAAAAG GACTGGCGGAGGCCCGGGACGCCGACGACAACCTTCGACCTCTCCGGTGCGAAGTGGAGCGACTGGAGCTGCTGGAGTACCCGCAG CTGCGGGACAACACGGCCGCCGTGATGCAGACGGTGCACGGGCTGTGGATCGGGTCGCGCTTCCACTGCAAACCGTGCTGGATCGTCGTCCTGCTGCAGGAGATCTGCAACCTCTTCATCCACCGG AGCAGGGAGTTCCTGAACGGACAGGAAGTGATGCGCGGCCTGGTTTCGGATCCCGCGCAGGTTCTCGACGACGTCCGAGTGGTGACCTTGACTTTGCAGACTCTCAAGGACAAATACATCCATCACAGAACGCTCCTGGAACAGCAG gaTGGGGGGCTCCACAGGTGGGAGTTTCCTTCTCATCTGGTCTTCTCTCGCTTGGATGACTTCCTGATTCGCCTCCAAAGCATCCAG GAAGTGTACCGCGTGCGTCTTCAGTTCCAGCTGGAGCAGGTGGTGGTGGCCGGCGGGCGCGGCAGGATGTGGACGGCCGTGGTGGAAGGCGTGTGCCGCGACTTCCTGCGGGAGCTTCAATTTCTTTCGGACTGCGAGTACGACGCCAGCGAGCCCGCCGATCAG AGCTTCCCGGAGCAGGCGAGTTCCTTCCAGGAACATGTGTCCCACCTGGAGGCCCGCCTGGTTTCCATCCTGAGAGGAACGCTGGACGAATGCTACCTGCCTTCCGCCGCCGTCAAGGTGGTCAACGTGTTCGGGCCGCTTCTGCAGCGTCCCGCCATCCGGGACCGGCTGCGTTCTCAGCTGTCCAGGTTGGTGGAACTGGTCCTGAAGGAACTGGACCAGGTGCGGGCGCTGGTCAAGAGTAAGAGCAAGAAAGACGTGTCGTCCAAGTTCAGGTCGTCGCCGGCCGTCACCCTCAGGTGGGCGCAACAACTCATGCTGAGGGCTCACAATGTCCTGCACAACTTCCAGACCGTCCAGCACCT GTGTGCGGAGTCGTGCGAGACGGTGCGTCAGAAGTTCCAGACCATCGCGGACCTGCTGCTGGACATCAGGAGCTCCGTGCGTCAGGAATGGAGCCGCCGGCTGGACCgagacgccgccgccgccctccAACTTCCCCTCGTCCAGGAGCAGCAAAGCGTGCTCGGAATTCCCTGCGGCCAGAAG CTCGAGGCGCTGCTGAGCGATCTCAAACAAGCCAGCTGGGAGAAGGATCTGGAGCTCCGCCCCCAAGTGGCGGACATCTTGCAGCGCAGGCGCGACATCGGCAAAAGTTACCTGAGCCTCACCGACATCGTGGCCTCCTACAACCAG GTTGTGGGCGGAGCTCTGCCGGTGGAGCTTCCTCTCATCCAGGACGGCCTGGAAGAGCAGAGGCGGAGCCTGTTGGAGCTGCGAAACAGCACCTGGACCAGTAAAG gcgTACACGAGCTGATCGAGAAGAAGAGGCGGAGCTTGGACGTCTTCTTCTCCTCAGTCAACGAAGCGCgagccaacatggccgccatgcgTGATATCACGCAG GGCTGGGCGGGGCTTCCCCTGCTTCATCGCTCGGGCCACTTCCTggagaggggcggagccacGGAGGAGAGCTACACGCGCGTGCGCGAGGACGGCGACAGGGTCATACGTCTGACCGCG GAGAACTCGGTCCTGTACGGCGTGCAGGACCAGACGTCGCCGGTGTGGCTGGTCTACCTGGACCACGTGGACCAGATGGTTCAGGACGGCGTCCTCCAGATGCTCCTGCATTCGCTCAACTTCCTGTCGCAGAACATGACGCCCACG aGCTTCGGGGGCGCGTTGCTGCAGGTGTTGCTGCAGCTGCAGCTGACAGGAAGCGTCTTCGACCCTTCTCTGACCTCCGACCTGACCGAGGTCCTGAAGTCGTTCATCGCCGACATCCACGCGGCCGCCGCTCTGCCCCCCAGGGTCTCCGCCGCCCGCCCAGGCAACTACCAG GAGGCGCTGCGGGACGACGCCGAGTTGGCCGCGCTGGAAAAGGAAGTGATGCTACGCCTGCAGGAGGCCAACGAGGAGGCGGAGCGCCTGAGGGCCGACCTGGACCGCTTCTCGCCGCTGTGGCAGAGTCACAAACGCACCGTCATGGACGACTTCCTCAAGTACGGCCGACAGCTGGAGGAGGGCGAGGAGGACGTGGACGAGGCGCCGCCCACGCTCGCTGACTTTCAAAGAGAG ATCCACGCCCTCCAGAAGCAGCTGAGGGAGGTGAACGAGCTGGAGGACTACGACCTGGTCCACGGCTGGCTGCAGGTGGACCTCCAACCGTTCAAAGACGCCCTGCGCCTCTTCATCAACAACTGGATCAGCTTGTACACGCAGCACCTGCTCAAGCTCGTCAGACAAAG CATGTCTCGGCGCAGCGTTGACGACGAAGACGAAGAAGCAGAGAAATCGTCGGCGCGCCATTTCCCTCTCACGGAAACCATCATGCTGCTGGAGACGGTCAACGTGGAAGTTCCCGAGCTCACCACGCTGCTGCAG AGCTGA